In Anaerolineales bacterium, the following proteins share a genomic window:
- a CDS encoding NAD(P)H-dependent oxidoreductase subunit E: MLSKKYPKEVKQILSKYPPEGKRSAVMPLLFLAQREEGYITKAAMQDIAQMLDVTETEVAGVVGFYTLYHEEKAGKYRIQVCTDLPCALRGAEKFMDDLCGNLGIKVGETTADGVVTIEAVTCLAACDKAPMFQLQGPEGIKYHENMTVEKTVELVNTLKNAMGATK; the protein is encoded by the coding sequence ATGCTTTCAAAGAAGTATCCAAAAGAAGTCAAACAAATCCTCTCGAAGTACCCGCCCGAGGGGAAACGCTCGGCGGTGATGCCGCTGCTCTTCCTTGCCCAGCGCGAGGAGGGCTACATCACCAAAGCCGCGATGCAGGATATCGCGCAGATGCTCGATGTCACTGAAACGGAAGTCGCAGGGGTGGTCGGTTTTTATACGCTGTACCACGAAGAAAAAGCAGGCAAGTATCGCATTCAAGTCTGCACGGATTTGCCCTGCGCCTTACGCGGCGCCGAAAAGTTCATGGACGATCTATGTGGCAACCTGGGAATCAAGGTCGGCGAAACCACTGCCGATGGCGTAGTGACCATCGAGGCGGTGACTTGTCTCGCCGCGTGTGATAAGGCTCCCATGTTCCAATTGCAGGGACCCGAAGGGATCAAATATCACGAGAATATGACAGTGGAGAAGACCGTGGAGTTGGTTAACACCTTGAAGAATGCAATGGGGGCAACGAAATAA